From Halobacillus sp. Marseille-Q1614, the proteins below share one genomic window:
- a CDS encoding VirD4-like conjugal transfer protein, CD1115 family has product MKSIIAKKQVLIPLSICFFMVTMLMATFIWNVGLAMWETLKTFPYFNQPLVIEASYFTDFHVKEQPYFYGVAAFLSLLGIAYMIYKLRSNFSPVGTDEKGSQRFATRKEIHQQYKAIPDRRSSYSGQGGPVLARKGENAYIDPSPVNNLIIGTTRSGKGQTYVIPTIDAYSRAENQPSLVMNDPKGELFASSRETLESRGYEVEVLNLMNPMQSMSFNLLELVKQSYQDGDYSTAQTLCETITHMLYHNPQAKEPMWDDSAKSLVNAMILAITEKSITEGTEEKITMYTVANMLAELGTQNDIDENGQEFNALDQYFQSLPQSHVAKEQYATSNFSKGNTRSSIFTTAMNGLTKFTMSETAKMTAKNSLDLKKVGFGQFVKGQGAPFSKVFVTFPDGVKETNQSGESGTWTINFSSKLKPGDIITVQQDKEPVSSKKRRNSTKDQKKDDEEKQRCEVAIKVKEIHEDTGEVHFSSSSLSDSEIRVERITYFTKPIAIFMVTPDYDTSTHAIPSIFVSQLYYVLSKNAAIAKGQKCLREVVFMLDEFGNMPAIADMDNKITVCLGRNIRFHLIIQSYAQLKDLYGEDGQATIRGNCGNEIYILSADYDSASSFSSKLGKKTLNTQTRSGSTFSLDKSKTESTEGRDLLTANELQELEEGDTVVRRVLMRRDKKRRKIRAFPIYNTGKHSMKYAHTYLSQYFDTSRSITEEEIHTPHRYIQPKELVIDFYNHSLPKTEKENNLEKLSGEAENGPFEEDSVGREPWKEQKVGEFLDKSTLHMVHQQVAPLLHHSKEEMDQEPMEVFLDHIKLLGEGQEINRQVYDHIRKQTDKLKEEQEHPRNEKEKTPM; this is encoded by the coding sequence TTGAAATCGATCATCGCTAAAAAGCAGGTGCTTATCCCATTAAGCATCTGCTTTTTTATGGTGACGATGCTTATGGCCACATTTATTTGGAATGTGGGGCTTGCCATGTGGGAAACCTTAAAAACATTTCCTTATTTTAACCAGCCATTAGTAATAGAAGCATCGTATTTTACTGATTTTCATGTGAAGGAGCAGCCGTATTTCTACGGAGTGGCGGCTTTTTTAAGTCTCCTGGGTATCGCTTATATGATTTATAAACTTCGCAGCAACTTTAGTCCTGTTGGAACCGATGAAAAAGGATCCCAGCGATTTGCTACGAGGAAAGAAATTCACCAACAATACAAAGCTATCCCTGATCGCAGGAGTTCCTATTCTGGTCAAGGTGGCCCTGTATTAGCTCGCAAAGGGGAGAACGCTTATATCGATCCATCTCCCGTCAATAACTTGATTATTGGGACAACACGAAGTGGGAAAGGGCAAACGTATGTGATTCCCACAATTGATGCCTATTCTCGGGCGGAGAACCAACCATCTTTAGTGATGAATGATCCTAAGGGCGAACTGTTCGCTTCTAGCCGTGAAACCCTTGAAAGTCGAGGGTATGAAGTAGAAGTTCTTAACTTAATGAACCCCATGCAAAGCATGAGCTTTAACCTGCTGGAACTAGTTAAACAATCCTATCAAGATGGTGACTATTCTACAGCTCAAACGCTATGTGAAACGATCACTCACATGCTCTACCACAACCCTCAAGCGAAAGAGCCTATGTGGGATGACTCGGCTAAATCACTTGTCAATGCGATGATCCTAGCGATTACGGAGAAAAGCATAACAGAAGGAACAGAAGAAAAAATCACGATGTATACCGTAGCTAACATGTTAGCAGAATTAGGAACGCAAAATGACATCGATGAAAATGGTCAAGAATTTAACGCGCTGGATCAATATTTTCAAAGCTTACCCCAATCGCATGTAGCAAAAGAGCAGTATGCGACGAGTAATTTCTCTAAAGGAAATACGCGGTCCAGCATTTTTACAACGGCTATGAATGGGTTAACGAAGTTTACGATGAGCGAAACCGCTAAGATGACAGCGAAGAACTCGTTAGATTTGAAGAAGGTAGGATTTGGTCAATTTGTTAAAGGCCAAGGTGCTCCTTTTTCAAAGGTGTTTGTCACATTCCCAGATGGTGTAAAGGAAACCAATCAATCCGGAGAGAGTGGAACCTGGACGATTAACTTTTCATCAAAATTGAAGCCAGGGGACATCATAACTGTTCAACAAGATAAAGAGCCCGTTTCTTCTAAGAAAAGAAGGAATTCAACGAAAGATCAAAAGAAAGATGATGAAGAAAAGCAGAGATGTGAAGTGGCCATCAAGGTGAAGGAGATTCATGAGGATACGGGAGAGGTTCATTTTTCCTCTTCCTCTCTTTCCGATAGTGAAATTAGAGTGGAACGAATTACTTATTTCACAAAACCTATAGCTATCTTCATGGTTACGCCGGATTACGATACATCGACTCACGCGATTCCTTCTATTTTTGTGAGCCAGTTGTATTATGTGTTATCCAAAAATGCAGCCATAGCAAAGGGGCAGAAATGTTTGCGTGAAGTAGTCTTTATGCTGGACGAATTCGGAAATATGCCCGCTATTGCAGACATGGACAATAAAATAACGGTTTGCCTGGGAAGAAATATACGTTTTCACTTAATTATTCAATCCTACGCTCAGTTAAAAGACTTATACGGGGAGGATGGACAGGCAACGATCCGAGGAAATTGCGGGAATGAAATTTACATTTTAAGTGCGGATTATGATTCAGCTTCTTCTTTTTCATCCAAATTAGGTAAAAAAACATTAAATACGCAAACACGGTCTGGCTCTACTTTCTCTTTAGATAAGTCGAAAACAGAAAGTACGGAAGGCAGAGACCTCCTAACGGCCAACGAATTGCAAGAATTAGAGGAAGGAGACACGGTAGTTCGTCGTGTATTAATGAGGCGAGATAAGAAGAGGAGAAAAATACGAGCATTTCCCATATACAATACAGGCAAACACAGTATGAAGTATGCTCACACGTATTTAAGTCAGTATTTTGATACGAGCCGATCCATCACGGAAGAAGAAATACACACCCCGCACCGTTATATTCAACCAAAAGAATTAGTAATTGATTTTTATAACCATTCCCTTCCCAAAACGGAGAAGGAAAACAACTTGGAGAAATTATCTGGTGAAGCTGAAAATGGTCCGTTTGAAGAAGATAGTGTGGGAAGAGAACCATGGAAAGAACAAAAGGTAGGAGAATTTCTTGATAAAAGTACCCTTCATATGGTTCATCAACAGGTGGCACCCCTTTTACATCACAGTAAGGAAGAGATGGATCAGGAACCTATGGAGGTATTTCTTGACCATATAAAACTGTTAGGAGAGGGACAGGAAATTAACCGGCAAGTGTATGATCACATACGTAAGCAAACGGACAAATTAAAAGAAGAGCAAGAGCACCCTAGGAATGAAAAAGAAAAGACTCCCATGTAA
- a CDS encoding pLS20_p028 family conjugation system transmembrane protein, producing the protein MSDEELLEKLLEFSEVLSTNNIFISGLRIMGWGIILLLKMIVDSLEGMVDSVLTLTDFFLSEPVQSFLDTIQPVLYVLLAISLAMIGFRLIFNKEKNRADLPMNLFLSVMTISLLTFGMGQVNDFTEDAVNVAQVNTDSFTTSDRVMTDYVTDIAVYDETGWESSDVDNQHHISPDSIDKISINETITREFEKANGDQLSSEGKEIIMNKVGLESNGEEGLVELGKSGLFDFLPENYYRWHIDWFTAIVTLGVMAFTMILISIKIAKLCFELGFNHIVALIMAYADISTGQRLKAIIKNIGSIFASLIMIFLSLRVHMYYTTFIGENLEGIGYLVALIAGSLAVIDGPNIVQKLFGIDAGLKNAWHVAMGGYLASKTLGPPAKKAAGAIASGGTSAVMNTGAGAAGAVAGMAGSKPKGQSQGSEQNKQTASPTKSNRAQEERKPQKQELSPMDSSQRGRSPSRKGSTLSGKSMNSTPQEISEENQQPSSYSYNHQRSNDEGGQGSHQTSTSVEKRENKNSGLNGKPLEQTEQNPNHDGKKVQGTTTSPQEAPATTDEIPMPNQHRTEQRTISQYVRDQAKERIQNNRKVQGAKRTYDLSRNSTENWKNKIKKRGQGS; encoded by the coding sequence ATGTCAGATGAGGAACTTTTAGAGAAGTTGCTGGAGTTTTCAGAGGTTTTGTCAACGAATAATATCTTCATATCGGGCTTACGGATCATGGGCTGGGGGATTATATTACTTCTGAAGATGATCGTGGATAGCCTAGAAGGCATGGTCGATAGTGTCTTAACACTAACAGATTTCTTCTTAAGTGAACCCGTCCAAAGTTTTCTAGATACCATTCAACCTGTGCTTTACGTATTATTAGCTATTTCATTAGCGATGATCGGTTTTCGTTTGATTTTCAATAAAGAGAAAAATCGTGCCGATCTGCCAATGAACCTTTTCCTATCCGTGATGACCATTAGTCTATTAACGTTTGGGATGGGACAAGTCAATGATTTTACTGAGGATGCAGTCAATGTGGCCCAAGTGAACACCGACTCCTTCACGACTTCCGACCGAGTGATGACCGACTATGTTACGGATATTGCAGTATACGATGAAACAGGATGGGAAAGCTCAGATGTTGATAACCAGCATCATATAAGTCCTGACTCTATAGATAAAATCTCTATTAATGAGACCATTACTAGGGAGTTCGAAAAGGCAAATGGAGATCAACTATCCTCTGAAGGAAAAGAGATCATAATGAATAAAGTTGGCTTAGAATCAAACGGGGAAGAAGGACTAGTAGAGTTAGGCAAAAGTGGTTTATTTGACTTCTTGCCTGAAAATTATTACCGGTGGCATATCGATTGGTTTACAGCCATTGTGACTCTGGGAGTTATGGCTTTTACGATGATTCTCATATCCATTAAAATCGCTAAGCTATGTTTTGAACTTGGGTTTAATCATATCGTTGCTCTTATTATGGCTTATGCCGATATCTCAACTGGGCAACGATTAAAAGCGATTATCAAGAATATTGGTAGTATCTTTGCTTCGCTTATTATGATTTTCCTAAGCTTGCGGGTGCATATGTATTACACCACCTTTATCGGTGAAAACCTTGAAGGGATAGGCTATTTAGTAGCCCTGATTGCAGGGAGTCTAGCTGTGATTGATGGACCGAATATTGTTCAGAAGCTATTCGGCATAGATGCTGGGCTGAAAAACGCTTGGCATGTGGCTATGGGAGGTTACCTAGCATCCAAAACGCTAGGACCACCTGCAAAAAAAGCAGCCGGAGCTATTGCTAGTGGGGGAACTAGTGCCGTTATGAATACGGGAGCTGGCGCAGCTGGTGCCGTTGCAGGAATGGCAGGAAGTAAACCAAAAGGTCAGTCACAAGGATCTGAACAAAATAAGCAAACGGCTAGTCCGACAAAGAGTAACAGAGCTCAGGAAGAGAGAAAGCCTCAAAAGCAAGAACTAAGTCCAATGGATTCCTCCCAGAGAGGCCGTTCACCTTCTCGTAAAGGGTCCACTTTATCTGGGAAATCCATGAATTCTACTCCTCAAGAAATTAGCGAAGAAAATCAGCAACCTTCCTCTTATTCATATAACCATCAGCGTTCAAATGATGAAGGAGGTCAAGGGAGTCATCAAACAAGTACTTCAGTGGAAAAGAGAGAAAATAAAAACTCAGGGTTAAATGGAAAGCCTCTAGAACAAACAGAACAGAACCCTAATCATGATGGTAAGAAAGTTCAAGGAACCACAACTTCACCTCAAGAAGCTCCAGCAACTACAGATGAGATACCGATGCCTAATCAGCACAGAACGGAGCAGAGAACCATTAGTCAATACGTCAGGGATCAAGCTAAGGAACGCATTCAAAATAACAGAAAGGTACAGGGGGCAAAACGAACGTACGATTTATCACGAAATTCCACGGAAAACTGGAAAAATAAAATCAAGAAACGCGGACAAGGATCTTAA
- a CDS encoding DUF5592 family protein, with amino-acid sequence MQYKIPSEIGSELKINRLFYLTDLLVVLILGGIGFTFRYVVHPSLVWYYAIFWILLMIAWLIRTKTNPKLRMAKVLLLAVSRDRLTYCAIDTEEEKKGDS; translated from the coding sequence TTGCAGTACAAAATTCCTTCTGAAATTGGAAGTGAGCTTAAAATCAACCGGCTGTTTTACCTTACCGATCTCCTAGTGGTTTTAATCTTAGGAGGGATCGGCTTTACTTTTCGATATGTGGTGCATCCTTCTTTGGTTTGGTACTACGCGATCTTTTGGATTTTGTTGATGATTGCTTGGTTAATACGAACGAAAACGAATCCAAAGCTTCGGATGGCGAAAGTGTTGCTTTTAGCTGTCAGCCGCGATCGATTAACCTATTGTGCGATAGATACAGAGGAAGAAAAGAAAGGAGATTCTTAA